A window of Agrobacterium tumefaciens contains these coding sequences:
- a CDS encoding DUF2160 domain-containing protein has product MTKMPDFTWMAWTWQTAAFFCTIAVLLVGMWLWERLSPGGNPRFGLLRFETTRGDRLFISLLGSAFIHLAWLGLVGPNLWWALALSLVYAIGVFRFV; this is encoded by the coding sequence ATGACGAAGATGCCCGACTTCACCTGGATGGCATGGACCTGGCAGACGGCGGCCTTCTTCTGCACCATCGCCGTCCTGCTGGTCGGCATGTGGCTATGGGAACGTTTGTCGCCCGGCGGCAATCCCCGCTTCGGTCTGTTGCGCTTCGAGACGACGCGTGGGGACAGGCTGTTCATCTCGCTGCTCGGCAGCGCGTTTATTCATCTCGCATGGCTCGGGCTGGTCGGCCCGAACCTGTGGTGGGCTCTCGCTCTATCTCTGGTCTACGCCATCGGCGTTTTCCGTTTTGTATAG
- a CDS encoding extracellular solute-binding protein — protein MRRHLMTTTAAMLLAMTGSAFAGMEEAKQFLDKEIGDMSALSRAEQEKEVQWFIDAAKPFAGMEIKVVSESLTTHEYESKVLAPAFTAITGIKVTHDLIQEGDVVEKIQTQMQTGQNLYDGWVNDSDLIGTHWRYQQVRNLTDFMANEGKDVTNPGLDLKDFIGSAFTTAPDKKLYQLPDQQFANLYWFRYDWFNDDKNKADFKAKYGYDLGVPVNWSAYEDIAEFFTGRDVGGKKVFGHMDYGKKDPSLGWRFTDAWLSMAGNGDKGLPNGLPVDEWGIKVNDKSQPVGSCVARGGDTNGPASVYSIEKYLEWLKKYAPPEAQGMTFSESGPVPAQGNIAQQIFWYTAFTADMAKPGLPVVNEDGSPKWRVAPSPHGVYWKNGMKLGYQDVGSWTLMKSTPDDRAKAAWLYAQFVTSKTVDVKKSHVGLTFIRDSTIHHKSFSDRASKLGGLVEFYRSPARVQWSPTGTNVPDYPKLAQLWWQAIGDASSGAKTAQAAMDSLCAEQEKVMGRLERAGVQGDIGPKLAEEHDIEYWNKDAVSKGNLAPQLKIANEKEKPVTVNYDELVKSWQK, from the coding sequence ATGCGACGGCATCTGATGACGACGACGGCAGCCATGCTGCTGGCAATGACAGGTTCGGCTTTTGCCGGAATGGAGGAAGCAAAGCAGTTTCTGGACAAGGAAATCGGCGACATGTCGGCGCTTTCCCGTGCGGAGCAGGAAAAGGAAGTGCAATGGTTCATCGATGCCGCGAAGCCTTTCGCGGGCATGGAGATCAAGGTTGTTTCCGAATCTCTCACCACCCACGAGTATGAATCAAAGGTTCTGGCTCCGGCCTTTACCGCCATTACCGGCATCAAGGTGACGCACGACCTCATCCAGGAAGGTGACGTTGTCGAAAAGATCCAGACCCAGATGCAGACCGGCCAGAACCTCTACGATGGCTGGGTCAATGACAGCGACCTCATCGGCACCCACTGGCGTTACCAGCAGGTCCGCAACCTGACCGACTTCATGGCCAATGAAGGCAAGGACGTCACCAATCCTGGTCTCGACCTCAAGGACTTCATCGGCAGCGCGTTCACGACGGCGCCGGACAAGAAGCTCTACCAGCTTCCTGACCAGCAATTCGCGAACCTCTACTGGTTCCGTTACGACTGGTTCAACGACGACAAGAACAAGGCTGACTTCAAGGCCAAGTACGGCTACGACCTCGGCGTTCCCGTCAACTGGTCGGCCTATGAGGACATCGCCGAATTCTTCACCGGCCGCGATGTCGGCGGCAAGAAGGTCTTTGGCCATATGGACTACGGCAAGAAGGACCCCTCGCTTGGCTGGCGTTTCACCGATGCCTGGCTTTCCATGGCCGGCAACGGCGACAAGGGCCTGCCAAACGGCCTGCCGGTCGATGAATGGGGCATCAAGGTCAATGACAAGTCGCAGCCGGTGGGTTCCTGCGTAGCGCGCGGCGGCGATACCAATGGCCCGGCCTCGGTCTATTCCATCGAGAAATATCTTGAGTGGCTGAAGAAATATGCGCCGCCGGAAGCACAGGGCATGACCTTCTCCGAGTCCGGACCGGTGCCTGCACAGGGCAACATTGCTCAGCAGATCTTCTGGTACACGGCGTTCACGGCCGATATGGCCAAGCCGGGCTTGCCTGTCGTGAACGAGGACGGGTCGCCGAAATGGCGTGTCGCCCCCTCGCCACATGGCGTCTACTGGAAGAACGGCATGAAGCTTGGTTATCAGGATGTGGGTTCCTGGACGCTGATGAAATCCACGCCTGACGACCGAGCCAAGGCCGCATGGCTTTATGCACAGTTCGTGACCTCGAAAACCGTGGATGTGAAGAAGAGCCACGTCGGTCTCACCTTCATTCGTGACAGCACCATCCATCACAAGAGCTTCTCGGACCGTGCCTCCAAGCTCGGTGGTCTCGTCGAGTTCTATCGCTCGCCGGCCCGCGTCCAATGGTCGCCGACGGGGACGAACGTTCCTGACTATCCAAAGCTGGCGCAGCTGTGGTGGCAGGCAATCGGCGATGCGTCGTCGGGTGCCAAAACCGCTCAGGCAGCGATGGACTCGCTCTGCGCCGAGCAGGAAAAGGTCATGGGCCGTCTGGAACGTGCCGGCGTGCAGGGCGATATCGGCCCGAAGCTGGCGGAAGAGCATGATATTGAATACTGGAACAAGGACGCCGTTTCCAAGGGCAATCTGGCGCCGCAGCTGAAGATTGCCAACGAAAAGGAAAAGCCGGTCACCGTCAATTACGACGAACTGGTCAAAAGCTGGCAGAAGTAA
- a CDS encoding carbohydrate ABC transporter permease, with the protein MEKSWNNKAWFMVLPVLVLVAFSAVIPLMTVVNYSVQDTFGNNQFFWAGTQWFEEILASDRFWDALGRNLLFSGIILAIEIPLGIFIALKMPKSGIGVPICLVTMALPLLVPWNVVGTIWQVFGRSDIGLLGYYANQLGLDYNYVNDPIDAWITVVIMDVWHWTSLVVLLCYASLVSIPDAYYQAARIDGASRFAVFRFIQLPKMKRVLLIAFLLRFMDSFMIYTEPFVVTGGGPGNSTTFLSIDLVKVALGQFDLGPAAAMSLIYFLIILLLSWVFYTVMTSHDAET; encoded by the coding sequence ATGGAAAAAAGCTGGAACAACAAGGCATGGTTCATGGTGCTGCCGGTGCTGGTGCTGGTCGCCTTTTCGGCCGTCATTCCGCTGATGACCGTCGTGAATTATTCGGTGCAGGACACTTTCGGCAACAATCAGTTTTTCTGGGCAGGAACACAATGGTTCGAGGAAATCCTGGCGTCGGACCGTTTCTGGGATGCCCTGGGGCGCAACCTGCTATTCTCCGGCATCATCCTGGCCATTGAAATCCCGCTCGGCATCTTTATTGCGCTCAAAATGCCGAAGTCCGGCATCGGCGTGCCCATCTGCCTCGTCACCATGGCGTTGCCGCTGCTGGTCCCGTGGAACGTCGTCGGCACGATCTGGCAGGTTTTCGGCCGCAGCGATATCGGGCTCCTCGGTTATTATGCCAATCAACTCGGGCTTGACTATAACTATGTCAACGATCCCATCGACGCATGGATTACCGTCGTCATCATGGATGTCTGGCACTGGACGAGCCTTGTCGTGCTCTTGTGTTATGCCAGCCTCGTTTCCATTCCGGACGCCTATTATCAGGCGGCAAGGATCGACGGCGCGTCGCGTTTCGCGGTGTTCCGGTTCATCCAGCTGCCGAAGATGAAGCGGGTCCTGCTTATTGCCTTCCTGCTGCGCTTCATGGACAGTTTCATGATCTATACCGAGCCTTTCGTCGTCACCGGGGGCGGCCCGGGCAATTCCACAACCTTCCTGTCCATCGATCTCGTCAAGGTGGCGCTCGGCCAGTTCGATCTCGGCCCGGCAGCAGCCATGTCGCTGATCTACTTCCTCATCATCCTGCTGTTGTCCTGGGTGTTCTACACCGTGATGACCAGCCACGACGCGGAGACCTGA
- a CDS encoding LysR family transcriptional regulator, producing the protein MLNLQHLASFVMLQQTGSFTLAAERLGIGQSTVSQHIQRLEASLGRRLIARNTHQVKLTGEGEALLGYARNMLEIDSKVSSLFTESRLRGRLRLGVSEDFVASRLTAILEEFIRLYPLVDLELTVSLSGVLYQMQDNGELDVVLAKRRLGDKLGHFLYREPLVWLARDPERMLNQPDALPLIAFPPPSITRKAAQEALDRAGLSWRIVCTCGSLSGLTAAARAGMGILVQPRSMAPAGLKEITAGVLPVLEDVEFVLQPSKGVDAKLVRALSDLVSSKSIAPGSFV; encoded by the coding sequence ATGCTGAACCTTCAACATCTTGCCAGCTTCGTCATGTTGCAGCAAACCGGCAGTTTCACCCTCGCCGCCGAACGGCTCGGCATTGGGCAATCTACCGTCAGCCAGCATATTCAAAGGCTTGAGGCATCGCTTGGCCGGCGACTGATCGCACGCAACACGCATCAGGTGAAGCTGACTGGCGAGGGTGAGGCATTGCTTGGTTACGCCCGCAACATGCTCGAAATCGACAGCAAAGTGTCGTCGCTCTTCACCGAAAGTCGTCTGCGTGGGCGGCTACGGCTTGGCGTGTCGGAGGATTTCGTCGCGAGCCGGCTCACGGCCATCCTGGAGGAATTCATCCGCCTTTATCCCCTTGTTGATCTGGAGCTGACGGTTTCGCTGAGTGGGGTGCTTTACCAGATGCAGGATAATGGTGAGCTGGATGTGGTACTGGCAAAACGTCGCCTGGGCGACAAGCTTGGCCATTTCCTTTACCGTGAGCCACTCGTCTGGCTGGCGCGCGACCCCGAACGCATGCTGAACCAGCCGGATGCCCTGCCGTTGATCGCCTTCCCGCCGCCGAGCATTACCAGAAAGGCCGCACAGGAAGCATTGGACCGCGCCGGACTTTCTTGGCGAATCGTATGCACCTGCGGCAGCCTGAGCGGACTTACTGCTGCGGCAAGGGCGGGCATGGGTATTCTGGTGCAGCCGCGCAGCATGGCACCGGCCGGTCTTAAGGAGATTACCGCCGGCGTGTTACCCGTCCTTGAGGATGTCGAATTTGTGCTTCAGCCGAGCAAGGGCGTCGATGCGAAGCTGGTGCGCGCCCTTTCCGACCTCGTGTCGAGCAAGAGCATCGCACCCGGCAGCTTTGTCTAA
- the glpK gene encoding glycerol kinase GlpK, which yields MGGYILAIDQGTTSTRSMVFDGDMRVIGVGQREFPQHFPASGWVEHDAEDIWKSVLETIRLALADAGIAASDIAAIGITNQRETTVLWDRNTGEAVHRAVVWQDRRAAPICEDLKRRGLEPLFSKKTGLLLDPYFSGTKLKWLLDSVSGLREKAVKGDICFGTVDSFLIYRLTGGRRHVTDATNASRTLIYNIEDNAWDDELLSILDIPRAMLPEVLDCAADFGVTDKSLLGAEIPILGVAGDQQAAVIGNACFEPGMMKSTYGTGCFALLNTGTDRVTSTNRLLTTIAYRLDGVTTYALEGSIFIAGAAVQWLRDELGFISVASEVSALAEKADPKQRVYLVPAFTGLGAPYWDAEARGAIFGLTRGTGPAEFARAALESVAYQTFDLLDAMRKDWAGDNGKTVLRVDGGMVASNWTMQRLADILAAPVDRPVFLETTILGAAWLAASRAGIWPDRKAFADHWRRDRRFSPEMDEGERKNAIAGWRDSVGRCLSNRTN from the coding sequence ATGGGCGGTTATATTCTGGCGATCGACCAGGGCACGACATCGACGAGGTCGATGGTCTTTGATGGCGACATGCGGGTCATCGGTGTCGGCCAGCGAGAATTTCCGCAGCATTTCCCTGCCTCCGGCTGGGTCGAACATGATGCCGAGGATATCTGGAAAAGCGTACTCGAAACCATCCGGCTGGCGCTTGCCGATGCCGGCATTGCCGCCTCCGATATTGCGGCAATAGGCATCACCAACCAGCGCGAAACGACGGTGCTGTGGGACCGCAATACCGGCGAGGCGGTGCATCGCGCCGTGGTCTGGCAGGATCGGCGCGCCGCGCCCATCTGCGAGGATCTGAAACGCCGCGGACTGGAGCCGCTCTTTTCAAAAAAGACCGGGCTGCTGCTTGACCCTTATTTCTCCGGTACCAAGCTGAAATGGCTTCTCGATAGCGTCAGCGGCCTTCGTGAAAAAGCCGTGAAGGGCGACATCTGCTTCGGCACCGTTGACAGCTTTCTGATCTATCGCCTCACCGGCGGTCGTCGCCATGTGACCGACGCCACCAATGCTTCGCGCACGTTGATCTATAATATCGAAGACAATGCCTGGGATGACGAGTTGCTGTCGATCCTGGATATTCCGCGCGCCATGCTGCCGGAAGTTCTGGATTGCGCCGCGGATTTTGGTGTGACGGACAAGTCGCTGCTGGGTGCGGAAATTCCGATCCTGGGTGTGGCCGGCGATCAGCAGGCGGCCGTGATCGGCAATGCCTGCTTTGAGCCGGGCATGATGAAATCCACCTATGGCACCGGCTGTTTCGCGCTTCTCAATACTGGTACCGACCGGGTTACATCCACCAACCGCCTGCTGACCACGATTGCTTACCGCCTCGATGGCGTGACGACCTATGCACTTGAAGGCTCGATCTTTATTGCCGGTGCCGCCGTGCAGTGGCTGCGTGACGAGCTTGGGTTCATCTCTGTCGCATCTGAAGTCAGCGCGCTTGCCGAAAAAGCCGATCCCAAGCAGCGGGTTTATCTCGTGCCGGCCTTCACCGGTCTTGGCGCGCCCTATTGGGATGCCGAAGCGCGCGGTGCGATTTTCGGCCTGACGCGGGGCACCGGGCCGGCGGAATTTGCCCGCGCGGCGCTGGAAAGCGTCGCCTATCAGACGTTTGATCTGCTGGATGCCATGCGCAAGGACTGGGCGGGTGACAATGGCAAAACGGTGCTGAGGGTCGACGGCGGCATGGTCGCTTCCAATTGGACCATGCAGCGGCTGGCGGATATTCTCGCTGCGCCCGTCGATAGACCTGTCTTTCTGGAGACGACCATCCTGGGTGCCGCTTGGCTTGCGGCCTCACGCGCAGGCATCTGGCCGGACCGCAAGGCTTTCGCTGACCATTGGCGACGCGACCGCCGCTTCAGCCCCGAGATGGACGAGGGGGAGCGAAAAAACGCGATCGCCGGTTGGCGTGACAGCGTCGGCCGCTGCCTGTCAAACCGGACGAATTAA
- a CDS encoding carbohydrate ABC transporter permease, translated as MSASNVTTGVERNGLNAGSAVSVRPSFAATARSRRHHGPSRFSWLVPTIYILLLLVPIYWLINMSFKTNAEIVSSMTLYPHEPTLQNYRTIFNDSSWYSGYINSITYVVMNMVISVAVALPAAYAFSRYRFLGDKHLFFWLLTNRMAPPAVFALPFFQLYSAFGLIDTHIAVALAHCLFNVPLAVWILEGFMSGVPKEIDETAYIDGYSFPKFFVKIFMPLIASGIGVACFFSFMFSWVELLIARTLTTTDAKPIAATMTRTVSAAGMDWGLLAAAGVLTLIPGALVIWFVRNYIAKGFALGRV; from the coding sequence ATGAGCGCTTCCAATGTCACGACCGGGGTGGAACGTAATGGCCTGAATGCAGGCTCCGCGGTGTCGGTGCGGCCGAGCTTCGCCGCGACAGCGCGGTCACGCCGCCACCATGGACCATCACGCTTTTCCTGGCTGGTGCCGACGATCTATATTCTGCTTCTGCTGGTCCCGATCTATTGGCTTATCAATATGAGCTTCAAGACGAATGCGGAAATCGTCTCATCCATGACGCTCTATCCGCACGAGCCGACGCTGCAGAACTATCGGACGATCTTCAACGATTCATCCTGGTATTCCGGGTATATCAATTCGATCACCTATGTCGTCATGAACATGGTGATCTCCGTCGCTGTCGCGCTGCCAGCAGCCTATGCCTTTTCGCGCTACCGTTTTCTCGGCGACAAGCATCTGTTCTTCTGGCTTTTGACCAACCGCATGGCGCCGCCCGCCGTCTTTGCGCTGCCGTTCTTCCAGCTTTACTCTGCATTCGGACTGATCGACACCCACATTGCCGTGGCGCTCGCGCATTGCCTGTTCAACGTCCCGTTGGCGGTGTGGATCCTCGAAGGTTTCATGTCCGGTGTGCCGAAGGAAATCGACGAGACCGCTTATATTGACGGTTATTCCTTCCCGAAATTCTTCGTGAAGATTTTCATGCCGCTCATCGCTTCCGGCATCGGCGTCGCCTGCTTCTTCAGCTTCATGTTCTCGTGGGTCGAGCTTCTGATCGCCCGCACTCTGACGACGACGGACGCAAAACCGATTGCCGCGACGATGACACGCACTGTTTCCGCCGCCGGCATGGACTGGGGGCTTCTTGCAGCCGCCGGTGTGCTGACGTTGATACCGGGCGCGCTGGTGATCTGGTTCGTGCGCAATTACATCGCCAAGGGCTTCGCGCTGGGGAGGGTTTGA
- a CDS encoding ABC transporter ATP-binding protein: protein MLELRNVSKMVGGDYHIHPTDLTLQRGSLNVLLGPTLSGKTSLMRLMAGLDKPSSGSILFNGEDVTGWPVQKRNVAMVYQQFINYPALSVYENIASPMRVAGKDQSTIDREVKKAAELLRLTPYLDRTPLNLSGGQQQRTALARAIVKNANLVLLDEPLANLDYKLREELREELPRIFAESGAIFVYATTEPSEALLLGGNTATLNEGRVTQFSRTIEVYRQPVDIVTAEIFADPPLNTIEVIKAGNAFTRADQTVVAVPAHLAAVPDGPLTIAFQPHHLFPQAKGEARQSIRARTLISEIAGSESFVHVEFSGKRWVMLAHGIHDIEPDRDIELFLDTKHLMAFDANGRAIGEAA, encoded by the coding sequence ATGCTTGAATTGCGAAACGTCTCGAAAATGGTGGGGGGTGACTATCATATTCACCCGACCGATCTGACGTTGCAGCGCGGAAGCCTGAACGTTCTGCTTGGACCGACGCTTTCGGGCAAGACGTCGCTGATGCGACTGATGGCGGGGCTGGACAAGCCAAGCAGCGGGTCGATCCTCTTCAATGGAGAGGATGTAACCGGCTGGCCGGTGCAGAAGCGCAACGTCGCGATGGTCTACCAGCAGTTCATCAACTATCCGGCGCTGAGCGTTTACGAAAACATTGCCTCGCCGATGCGCGTTGCTGGCAAGGATCAGTCGACCATCGACCGGGAGGTGAAGAAGGCCGCCGAACTTCTGCGGCTCACGCCTTATCTCGACCGCACGCCGCTCAATCTTTCCGGCGGCCAGCAGCAGCGCACGGCACTCGCCCGCGCCATCGTCAAAAACGCCAATCTGGTGCTGCTCGATGAACCGCTCGCCAATCTCGATTACAAGCTGCGCGAAGAGTTGCGCGAGGAACTGCCGCGTATCTTCGCGGAGTCGGGCGCGATCTTTGTTTACGCCACCACGGAGCCTTCAGAGGCGCTGCTTCTGGGCGGCAATACCGCAACGCTTAACGAAGGAAGAGTGACGCAGTTCAGCCGTACGATCGAGGTTTACCGGCAGCCGGTTGATATCGTGACCGCGGAAATTTTTGCCGATCCGCCGCTCAACACCATTGAGGTCATCAAGGCGGGTAACGCTTTTACGCGCGCCGACCAGACGGTGGTTGCCGTGCCGGCGCATCTTGCCGCTGTACCGGATGGGCCTTTGACCATCGCTTTCCAGCCACATCATCTTTTCCCGCAGGCGAAGGGCGAAGCGCGGCAATCCATAAGGGCGCGCACGCTGATTTCGGAAATCGCGGGGTCGGAAAGCTTCGTGCATGTGGAGTTTTCCGGCAAGCGATGGGTCATGCTGGCGCACGGCATCCACGACATCGAGCCGGACAGGGACATTGAGCTGTTTCTCGATACAAAACACCTGATGGCCTTTGACGCGAATGGCCGCGCCATTGGCGAAGCGGCGTAA
- a CDS encoding ABC transporter ATP-binding protein: MARITLDHIRHAYNAKAQAAGDYALKEVHHEWEDGGAYALLGPSGCGKTTLLNIISGLLRPSEGRIAFDGTDVTDFATEDRNIAQVFQFPVVYDTMTVYDNLAFPLRNRHVPEAEVERRVREILEMTDLSGMAKRRARGLTADQKQKISLARGLVRSDVNAILFDEPLTVIDPHMKWVLRSQLKRLHRQSGFTMVYVTHDQTEALTFADKVVVMYDGQIVQIGTPAELFERPGHTFVGYFIGSPGMNVLPANIEGTTAVVGGLGVPLAGAPKVDGAQRIEIGIRPEFVRLERGGMPISIDKVEDIGRQKIVRARFAGQKLAIVVAEDEEIPAEAGVRFDPAAIGVFADSWRVKMGA, from the coding sequence ATGGCACGCATCACCCTCGATCACATCCGCCACGCCTATAACGCCAAGGCGCAGGCTGCAGGCGATTATGCCCTGAAGGAAGTCCATCACGAATGGGAAGATGGCGGTGCCTATGCACTTCTCGGCCCTTCCGGTTGTGGCAAGACCACGTTGCTCAACATTATTTCCGGCCTGCTGCGCCCGTCCGAAGGCCGCATCGCTTTCGACGGAACAGACGTGACGGATTTTGCGACTGAAGACCGCAACATCGCGCAGGTGTTCCAGTTTCCGGTCGTTTACGACACGATGACGGTTTACGACAATCTGGCCTTTCCGCTGCGAAACCGGCATGTGCCGGAAGCCGAAGTGGAGCGCCGCGTGCGGGAAATCCTCGAGATGACCGACCTTTCCGGCATGGCCAAACGCAGGGCCCGCGGATTGACGGCGGACCAGAAGCAGAAGATTTCGTTGGCGCGTGGCCTCGTACGCTCCGACGTCAACGCAATCCTGTTCGATGAGCCGCTAACGGTCATCGATCCGCATATGAAATGGGTGCTACGCTCACAGTTGAAACGGCTACACCGGCAATCGGGTTTCACCATGGTCTACGTCACGCACGACCAGACCGAAGCGCTGACCTTCGCCGACAAGGTGGTTGTCATGTATGACGGGCAGATCGTTCAGATCGGCACGCCGGCCGAGCTATTCGAGCGGCCGGGGCATACATTCGTCGGTTATTTCATCGGCTCGCCGGGCATGAACGTGCTGCCAGCCAATATTGAGGGGACGACGGCTGTGGTCGGCGGTCTTGGTGTGCCGCTGGCAGGTGCGCCAAAAGTTGATGGAGCGCAGCGCATCGAAATCGGCATCCGCCCGGAATTCGTCCGGCTGGAGCGCGGCGGCATGCCGATCAGCATCGACAAGGTCGAGGATATCGGCCGCCAGAAGATCGTCCGTGCCCGCTTTGCCGGCCAGAAACTGGCGATTGTCGTTGCCGAGGACGAGGAAATCCCGGCGGAGGCGGGTGTGCGCTTCGACCCGGCCGCCATCGGCGTTTTCGCTGATTCCTGGCGTGTGAAGATGGGGGCCTGA
- a CDS encoding glycerol-3-phosphate dehydrogenase: MSDEAIHDIFVIGGGINGCGIARDAVGRGYSVALAEMNDFASGTSSAATKLIHGGLRYLEHYEFRLVREALMEREVLWAMAPHIIWPMRFVLPFQKGGVRPAWLVRLGLFLYDHLGGRKLLPATRSLDLRRDPAGKPLKPIFARAFEYSDGWVDDARLVVLNARDAADRGALILNRTQVVSARREGAFWRIETKNAGGETKSYKSRMLVNAAGPWVDQVLSRTFGKNNVHNVRLVQGSHIIVRKKFSDPRAYFFQNPDGRIIFAIPYEQDFTLIGTTDRDYTADPRSVKISDEEISYLCNAASEYFAEPVKAEDIVWTYSGVRPLFDDGASKAQEATRDYVLKTEGTEGEAPLLNVFGGKLTTYRRLAEHALEKISDALGEKGVPWTAGSHLPGGNFGVEEYAAQVSALRSRYPFLDQRHAERLVRCYGTDAVSMLGSATDTSALGRHFGGTLYEVEVRWLMAREWAATAEDILWRRTKQGLFLSADEVRALEDYIDDIAGGRLKAI, from the coding sequence ATGTCTGACGAGGCAATCCACGATATTTTCGTGATCGGCGGCGGCATCAATGGCTGCGGCATCGCGCGGGACGCTGTCGGGCGCGGCTATTCCGTTGCGCTTGCGGAAATGAACGACTTTGCCTCCGGTACGTCTTCGGCTGCCACGAAGCTGATCCATGGCGGCCTGCGTTATCTCGAACATTACGAATTCCGTCTGGTGCGCGAAGCGCTCATGGAACGCGAGGTTCTGTGGGCCATGGCGCCGCACATTATCTGGCCCATGCGCTTCGTGCTGCCGTTTCAGAAAGGTGGTGTTCGTCCCGCCTGGCTCGTGCGCCTGGGGCTTTTCCTTTACGACCATCTTGGTGGCCGCAAGCTTCTGCCCGCGACCCGCTCGCTCGACCTTCGCCGTGACCCAGCTGGAAAACCGCTGAAGCCGATTTTTGCCCGCGCTTTCGAATATTCCGATGGCTGGGTGGATGATGCCCGTCTTGTCGTGTTGAACGCCCGCGATGCCGCTGATCGAGGCGCCCTGATCCTCAACCGTACGCAAGTGGTTTCCGCCAGGCGGGAAGGCGCGTTCTGGCGGATAGAAACAAAAAACGCGGGTGGAGAAACGAAGTCTTACAAGTCGCGAATGCTGGTGAATGCCGCCGGCCCGTGGGTCGACCAGGTGCTGTCGCGGACGTTCGGTAAAAACAACGTCCACAATGTCCGCCTCGTACAGGGCAGCCATATTATCGTTCGCAAAAAGTTTTCTGATCCGCGCGCCTATTTCTTTCAGAACCCGGACGGCCGCATCATTTTCGCCATTCCTTATGAGCAGGATTTCACCCTGATCGGCACCACGGATCGCGACTATACCGCCGATCCTCGGTCCGTTAAGATCAGCGACGAGGAAATCAGCTATCTCTGCAATGCGGCGAGTGAATATTTTGCTGAGCCGGTGAAGGCGGAGGATATCGTCTGGACCTATTCCGGCGTGCGCCCGCTCTTTGACGATGGTGCTTCCAAGGCGCAGGAAGCAACCCGCGACTACGTGCTGAAAACCGAGGGGACGGAAGGCGAAGCACCACTGCTCAACGTCTTTGGCGGCAAGCTTACGACATACCGGCGGCTTGCCGAACATGCTCTTGAAAAAATCAGCGATGCGCTGGGGGAAAAGGGTGTTCCATGGACGGCAGGCTCCCATTTGCCGGGGGGTAACTTCGGCGTGGAGGAATACGCGGCGCAAGTGTCCGCATTACGATCCCGTTATCCCTTTCTCGATCAGCGTCATGCCGAGCGGCTGGTGCGCTGCTACGGTACCGATGCAGTTTCGATGCTCGGTTCTGCGACGGACACCTCTGCGCTGGGGCGGCACTTCGGCGGTACGCTCTACGAGGTCGAGGTTCGCTGGCTGATGGCGAGGGAATGGGCGGCGACGGCGGAGGATATCCTGTGGCGCCGCACCAAGCAGGGGCTGTTCTTGAGCGCCGACGAGGTGCGTGCTCTGGAGGACTATATCGATGACATTGCAGGTGGACGCTTGAAGGCAATCTGA